TGGCCAGCTCTTTATTAGCGCCATTAAAATGTTAATTGTACCGCTTATATTTTGCTCATTAATTGTTGGCGTTACCTCAATGAAAGACACCACCAAAATGGGCCGTATTGGTGTTAAGTCAATCGTATTTTATTTAGCCACCACCGCAGTAGCTATTTCCATTGGTTTAGGCCTTGGACTGTTGTTTGAACCTGGTGCAGGCTTAAATATGGTTGCAACCACAGTGGCGGATGCAAAACCTAGCCCTACTCTAGTAGACACCATTGTAGGTTTAGTACCCAAAAACCCTGTAGGCTCACTAGCCTCAGGTAATATTTTACAAATTATTGTGTTTGCGTTGAGCTTAGGCATTGCTTTAAACCTAATTGGTGAAAAAGGCGAACCCGCTAGCAAAATGTTTGAAAGCCTAGCCGATGCAATGTACAAATTAACTGAGCTTGTAATGAAGCTTGCACCATACGGTGTATTTGCATTAATGGCGTGGGTGTCAGGCAAGTACGGACTGGATGTATTACTACCACTTATAAAGGTAATTGGCTTAGTGTACCTAGGCTGTATTATTCACGTTTTAGTGCTGGGTGGCGGCTTTGTAGGCCTACTAGGCAAGCTTAACCCACAACGTTTTTATAAAGGTATTATTGAAGCGCAAATTATTGCTTTTACCACCACAAGTAGCTCTGGCACCTTACCTGCCAGCATAAAATGCGCGACCCAAAACTTAGGGGTATCGCGTACGGTATCAAGCTTTGTACTGCCAGTAGGTGCCACTATTAACATGGATGGCACTGCTTTATACCAAGGCGTATTAGCGCTGTTTATTGCCCAAGCCTTTGGTATTGACCTCACCACAACAGATTACTTAACCATTATTGCTACAGCTACTTTAGCCTCTGTAGGCACCGCAGGTGTACCTGGAGCTGGCCTTATTATGCTTTCGCTAGTACTGACCACCGTTGGCTTACCACTAGAAGGCATTGCAATAGTTGCCGGTATTGACCGAATTCTAGATATGGCGCGCACTACCATAAATGTAACTGGCGATTTAATGGTTACTTTATTAATTGGCAAAAGCGAAGGCGAGCTTGACGAAACCCTTTACAACCAAAACAACACAGCGGCTCAACCCGCTAAGCAATAGCCTGCGTTTTAGTAATTTGATAGAGAACAAACCATGACTAGTAAACTGATATATTTACCCGTTGCATTAGGTGTTATTGCCTTAGCTAAACCTGCCCACGCAGATATTACAATTGAAGGTTTAAATGGCCTTGAAGCCGTTAAGCTATTTGGCGATATGCGTATGCGTTTTGAGCGCACCGAAGGCGATACAATTGACTCAACAAGCCGCGCTCGTTTGCGTGCTCGTTTTGGCATTAAATACGCGGCGACCGAAAACTGGTCAGCACAAATGCGCTTTAGAACAACCTCAAGCCAGCACGATTCAACCCACCAAACCTTTGGCATCACCGATACCAGCGATAACGATGACTTTGGGTTAGATCGCGCCTTTATGAAATACACAGGGCTTAGTAACACCCAAGTATATATTGGTAAAGCGGCCCCCGTTTATATGCATTCATCAGAGCTGCTTTTTCGTGACGATATAGCGCTCGAAGGTGTACAAGCAAATTGGAGTAACAACGCGTTTAGTGTTAATGCAGGGCACATCATCCTTGAAGAAAATGTTGATAATGGCGAAGGCAAACGCGATGCCAGCTGGCAACAGCTGCAAGGTGTATACGCTACTGAATTTAATAACGTAAAAGTCAAAGCAGGTATTGGCGGCATTTTTGTAAGTGCCTCCGATACGGCGTACGCCAGTGCTGAGTCAGGGCTTGATGATGACCAAGCGGGTAACGTAATGACCTACAACCTTGATGTACGCTATGGTCCAGTGCGCTTTGCAGCCGATTACTACACCAGTGAAGCCGACACTGAAAACACCGCCTATACCGTACATGCACGCTATCAAATTAATAAAGAGTTTGGCCTGCGTTTTTACGTGCTGCGTACCGAAGCTTATGCACTACCTATGAACGGCGCGTTTACGCAAACTAATACACCGGGTTCATACACCAATATTAAAGGTACGCGTGTACAACTAGATTATAAAATTGCAGATAACTTAAATGCCGATTTAAGGTGGTACAGCGTGGATAATATTAATAATGATATACCCACTAACAACAATGGCCGCGATCGCATTCAAGTAAATCTAAACATGAAGTTTTAAGCGCACTCCCCCAACCAAATAAAAGCGATTTAATAGCTGTTATTAAATCGCTTTTATTTTTAGCAGTAAAAAGACATAACCTACCTAGTTAGTATCAAAACTCATGGATAACTTATTTTTAGTTACCTTATAATGCAAATAAATAAGACCTAAAATCATGCCAAATTCGTTAGTACCTAATTTATATAAAATTAAAATACAGACTATAGTCCCCTTCCGCCAACTAAAAATAACCATTTTGCAGCTGTAAAAGGAATATAAACGCCATTTTATTTGTATTGCTTACACAATTAACTAACGGACTAACTCAAACTAAAAATGCAGAGGTTTACACACTTGTTCAATAAACAAAACGCTTGGTTTTATGTACTAAAAATAGCGCTACTATGCCTAATGGCGATCAATAGCCTAAACAGCTTAGCGCAGGCTAATTTAACTGAGCCTAAACAAATAATAGTGGGCGGCGATTTTAACTATCCACCCTATGAGTTTATTAACGAAGATGGCGAGCTTACAGGCTATAACGTAGAGCTTAGCCAAGAAATAGCGGCGGTAATGGGGCTTAATATAAAAATAAAGCTGATGCCTTGGGCCGAAATAAGAGCCGAGTTTGACCGCGGAAATGTAGATATTTTACAAGGTATGGCCGCCACACCCGAGCGCACCGACCTATATAAATTTAGCCCGCATACGTTTGTAAACCACTCTATTTTTGCGCGTGACAATAGCCCTAAAATTACCAACTACACAGAGCTTGAGGGTTTTCGTGTGATTGTTCAAAATAACGGCTCAGCCTTTGATATGTTAAAAGACTCTGGCTTAAAAATAACACTCATACCCGTTGAAACGCACGCCGATGCTCTGCGCCTGCTCGCCTCTGGGCGCTATGACTTTGCTGTAGTTTCAAACTTACCTGGCTTGTATTTAAGTAAAAAACTAGGGCTATCAAACATTACTGCTATTTCTAGCCTAGAAAGAAACAGGCTTTATGGTTATGCCACTAAAACCGCAGATGAAGCACTGTTATCGCAATTTACTCAAGGTTTAGCTATTTTAAAAAACACTGGTCGCCAGCAAGAAATTTACGACAAATGGTTTGGCCCGTTAAACGTATCGCCATGGTCAAAAGCTGGGGTAATCGCGGGTATATGTGTAGTGGTGCTGCTACTAATTAGTACCGTAGTGATAATATGGAACAAAGCCCTGCGTAAAAAAGTAGAAAGCCGCACCAAAGCGCTACAAGCGCAGCAGTTACAGCTACTTCATGCTGATAAAATGGCCTCTTTGGGGGTGTTGGTTTCGGGAGTGGCCCACGAAATTAATAACCCATGTAGCATTTTAACTTTGAATTTTCCGTTTATAAAAGAAGCCTTTGAAGATGCAACAGACATACTCGATGAGCACCAAGCACGCCATGGCGACTTTCTTATTGCGGGTGTAAGCTACCAACGCTTCAAACAAATGTTGCCAGAAATTTTAGACGATATGCACATCGCCAGTAACAAAGTAAAAGGCATAGTAGAAGATTTAAAAAACTTTGCGGTAAAAGGTGAAACATCGCACGAAAAAACAGAGCAATTAGATTTAAACTTACTAACAAACCGCTCTATTCGCTTAGTCACAAACCAAATTAAAAACGCTACAGACCACTTAGAGGTTAACTTAGCCAATTCGCTACCTTTGTTTAAAGGCAGCGGCAGCCGCATCGAGCAGGTAATCGTTAATCTAATTTTAAATGCTTGCCAAGCGCTTGAAGACAAATCGCAAAAAATCATTATCACCAGCTATTTCCATACTAAACACAATCAGGTTGTGCTGAGCATTGAAGATCAAGGCGTAGGCATTGATCAACAGCACTTAATTAAGCTTACCGACCCGTTTTATACCACCAAACGGCAATCGGGTGGCACCGGTTTAGGGCTTTCTGTATCAGCAGGGATCGTGGCAGATCACCAAGGCCAACTCACCTTCAAATCAACACTCGGTAAAGGCACAAAAGTAAAGCTTTCACTACCCTTATTACAACACGAGAGTGAACTATGAATACTAATTTATACCCTAGTTTTGAGGTCCTCATTTGTGATGACGACAACAGCTTTTTACGAAGCATATCGTTTGCAATAGAGCGCTACTGCGGCATTAACAACATTGTACAATGTAACGATAGCCGCGATGTAATAGCTAAACTAAACCAAGGAAATATTCGTGTTGTATTGCTTGATTTAAACATGCCACATATCAGTGGTGATGAACTTATTGCGCAAATTACCGAGCTTTTTCCGCACATTTCGGTGGTGATCATCAGCGGCATTAACCAAGTTGAAGCCGCTGTAAAATGTATAAAATTAGGTGCTTATGGTTATCATGTAAAAACAGAAGATCCCGAACGCCTAAGTAACAGCATAATGCAGGTGGTGCGTTTTCAAGAGCTAAACTTAGAAAACCAAGCCATGCGCGGCTACCTACTAGAAAATCAAACAAGCCTGCATTCTGCGTTTTCTAAAATTATTAGTGTGGATCATCAAATGCATTCGGTGTTTAATTACATCGAATCTATATCAAACAGCCAGCAACCTATTTTAATTACCGGGGAAAGTGGCGTAGGCAAAGAACTTATAGCCAGAGCCATTCACGAAACCAGCGGTTGCAGTGGTGAGCTTGTGTGTGTAAACGTAGCCGGCCTTGATGATAACTTATTTTCGGATACCTTGTTTGGCCATAAAAAAGGCGCGTTTACGGGCGCAGAGCAAGCCCGTAAAGGTATGATAGAGCGTGCATCAGGCGGAATATTATTTCTTGATGAAATTGGCGATTTAAACCTCGCCTCACAAGTAAAGTTATTAAGGCTTTTGCAAGAAGGCGAGTATTACCCAGTAGGCAGCGACACCCCAAAACGCATCAATGCGCGCATTATTGCAGCCACTCACCAAAACTTACTCACTAAAAAAGAAAATGGCGAATTTAGAAATGACTTATACTACCGTTTAAAAATTCATCATGTGAATATTCCACCACTTAGGGAGCGCAAACAAGACATCCCTTTACTGCTAGAGCACTTTTTAACGCTTGCCGCACAAGAATTTAATAAACCGATGGCAAGTATTCCAAAAGAGCTATTAATTTTACTCGAAAACTATACATTCCCTGGCAATATCAGAGAGCTGCGCGCCATGGCCTTTGATGCAATGAGCACCCACCAAAGCGGCGCACTATCTATGAAAGCGTTTGAAAGCGTACGCAGCGCCGTGCCCACAATAGATATGCATGCCCAGCTTTCAAAACCACTGTTTGAGTCGTCATCCACTTTGCCTACACTAAAACAAGCGGCAGAGTTATTAGTCGCCGAGGCAATGAAGCGTGCCAATTCAAATCAATCATTAGCTGCACAGTTACTTGGTATATCGCAACCAGCATTAAGTAAGCGACTTAAAAAAGGCCAGCTAGAACCTTAAAAACAACAAAGATTTAATCAAATTTTAGGCACAAAAAAGCCCGCAGCATTAACTGCGGGCTTTTTTGTTGAATGAGTGAGTTAGCCATGTAAGTCAACAGGGAAAATAATATAAAAAACTAAAAATCAATATGTTATAGTTTTTAGTAAGGGAAAATATACAGACTTTGGCACAGTATTTATGCACGTTTATAGATTAAACTTAGGTGTGTGCTCCATAGAAAGCTTTGATTTACCATTACTAACTAACGTTAATATGTATTAACGTTAGTTGGTTACGGTGACTTATAATACTTGTGATAATTAACTTATACTATTCTAAGTTTTCTTTTTAAAAAGGTTGGTAATACCTGCACCACCACCAACAGCAAGGGTTGAAGCTAAAATAATTTTAACTAAATCAAATTGTTTCAATAGCATTGCGGTCATCACTAAAACAAAAACCAGTAATACAACACCAAATAAAACAAAGACTGATCTTCTATGTTGTTTATCACTTAACTCTGCATCCAACTGCTCTTGTTCGGCTTTATTATCGATGTATTTTTCTGCGGCCGTAAAACCCTTTTCAGCAATCATTTCTACTGTTTGAGCTATCTGTTCAATATGTTTCATTCTCACATTCAGCTGCTCAATATTTGCAGGTAAATCTTTCTCTATTTTTATCTGGCTATCGTCTTTCACCGTACATCCTTTTACTAAAAATGGAACCAGCCGCGACGAGTTTATGTACTCGACTGACCGGTGTTGTTAAAGCTTTCTTATATCTTTGAGCGAGGGGAGTCAAATCAAATGATGAATACCTCTATTTTGTTTTGACTAGTTATGTAGAGTAGAAAAATCCCTTAAAATACACAAACTTATCATTTCCATTGCCGTATTCAAAATCTTCTTCTCACGCTCATTAAGAACAAGTTCAGCTAATATACAACAACTAAGTTTCTTAAATAAATTTGATAAGCTCATTTGCACATAGCTTTGGGATATTTAAAGAAGATATATCTACTTTTTTTATCTGGTTAATATAGTTTTCAGGCTCATCATGCTCATTAAATTTGAAAACACGATCTAAGTGCAAAGCTGTAAAACGTGATAAACCTACAGACATAAGATTCAAAATGCTTTTTTTACATGAACCAAATTCTAAATATATATGGTAAGCCTCAATTTCTTCATTTGTCGATAACTTTCTTTCTTCAGCTACATACCTAATAATTTCAATGTAAGCAGAAAAGTACTTTACCATCTTAAACCTGACATCAGTTTCTAATGACTTTAAACAATTACGAATCTCTGTCGAGGGGTTTACATCTCTCTTCCCTTTTTTCTCTTCTAAATAAGTAATTCGCCCACTTAATATTTGACCAATAGGCTTACCCCAAACCCATTGATATGAAAGAAAGCTAAGCCAAGGTACATAACTCTCATGAATATCCCAGTCAAAGCAATGCATTAACACTTTTATAATCTCTTCAACTCTAGCTTTCGCGCCTTGTGTATAAGGATAAATTGGGTAGAAATTTTCTAAAATATTTTGTGAAGATAGGTATAAATAAAGCCTTTCGAGATAATCAGGTCGAATACTTTGATGATTTTTGACTATTTCAGGTGGAAGCGTAACTTGAATAGACTCAATTAAGTGTTTAGTTAAATCTATTGAATCTGAATTATTCTCTGATCGGTATTGTTCAAGAAATAAAGAATCTTTGGCATCTAAATAATCATTATAAAGCTTCCCTACGGCAATATTCGCTTCGTCAGAACTTTTATCATCGAGATGATCAGTATAATTACCCGATAGTACCCTTTGAATCTCAGTTCCACCATCAATCATCAAGTTATTTATCGCTGATGAAATAGTTTGTAACTTATCACCTTTGTAACATTCACTATCCCAATCTTGAGGACGGATACACCAAACATTTCCATGAAATTCATGTAATAACCTACCAGATCGTCCTGCTAAATTTAAAAAATCAGAACGAGACATAGGATTTTCCCCTGACTTCGGGTTTTCTATCACAATATGTTTAGCTGGTAAATTAACACCTTGAAGAAGCGTACTAGTACAAAAAATAGTGGTGATACTTCCTTGCTTATATAATTCCTCTACACCACTTCTTAAAAGTGATGGCATATTTCCGTAATGAAAAGCTATCCCTTTCTTTAAACAATAAAGTAAAGAATACTCAGGATGTATTTCACTAGAAACAAAATTAACAAACACTTCTAACTCAGGTGAGATATCAATTTTTGGTGCTATTTTAGACGCCGCAATAGCTCTATTTTCTGCGCTTATAGGAGTGTTTGAAAACGAAATAACAGCACTATCTCCGCCAGATAGTGACAGAGCAAAATTAGCAATCTGATCCGCAATACTTTTCCTTAATACAAAAGGGATATCAAACTCTCCAATCTGAATATTTTCTCGCTCACCGACAAGCGTTACAGATAAGCGCTTTGTTTTTTTTGGAACTTGATTAACTAGAAGTATATTTTGAGCAACGGGTGAAACTACCTCAGTAAAAAACTTCCCATTATCTGTACGATTAAATAGAGATAAAAAGTACTCTGGATTATTTATTAGCGGACTAGCGAAAAGTAACTTCACATTTTTAAATTTATTTAGTGCAAGGTCTACAGCAGCCTGTAATATAATCCCGCGCTTACCTTTTTGAATTTCATGGGCCTCATCTATGATAAGAGTATCAATATGTGGCAATATATCTTTAGAGCTCAAGAAACTAAATAATCTCTCTTGAGTAAAAATATAAACAACATTAGATTTTACTTTTTCACGATTAATAGGAAAAGGAGCAGTACGAATTATAGCTTTATCTGAACCAATATTTTTTATTGCGCTTCGAACCCTTCCTGAAACCTCTGAAATTAGTGCTCGAGTAGGAACTACATAAACAATGCTCTCCCCATTACCGTCCCTAATTTGCTCTGACAATGACAAGTTCAAAACAAAAGACTTACCAGCTGATGTTGGAGCTGAAATACTTAGGTTTCGCTCCACTTTTAAAGAGTTAAACAGCTGTAACTGAAAGTCTGTTAACTGGATTTCTTGGTCATCACAATAAATTGTATTTTCACTTTCCCTTGCTATTATTTCTAAGCGAAGTGGCGCTGATATACTGTTACCCAAACCATGCCTTTCTTCGAGCAACTTTTTACCAGGGAAGTTACCAATTCTAGACAAAATTACTTCTGCAGCAGATTTAACCAACGTGTTTTCACTATTATGCTCTAACAAACGCGTTATAATCTCATAAGACTTATTAATGTCTTCACCTACCCCAAGGGATAAAATTGAAGAGTAACTTACTAGTGCAGATACTTGCTTGTCGGTTATTTCTACAGAATCTGTTTGTACAAAACTCTTGGGTAATTGTTTTATAACACTTGCCTTGGTTAACTCCCTTAACAACCGAGGCATATCCTTTTTGCTATTCATAAGATCCCTATTAGTCCAAGGCTTTATTAAAGGCATTCCTAAATTCATCTACTGAAGGAAAAGGTAAAAAAAACACTTCGAATGAAAGCTGTTTACACTTCATATTATCAACTTTAGAAAATAATGATTTTGTCAATCGTTCAGAATCACTTAAAAATTTGCTTATAAAATCTGCTGTCATTTCCTTTGGCGTTGACCCATCTAAAGAAGTAAAGTCTTTAAAGTTATAACCAATAAGGCATGCATGGTTAAGCCTCACATTCGGACCAGCCTCTCCACTTATGATCAAAGATGAAATGGATTTTTTAGTTTCATCATTTGAGTACTTAAAATGCTTTGTAACCATCGTAAATTCATGCTCTAGCATATCGACGCTGTGAAAGTCATCGATGCTTTTCAAAGCTGCTGTGATGGCAGAGATAGGGTCTATATAGAGCTTTGCTTCTCCGAAGAAAAAGTCGACCATATCGTCTTGTTCACTATATCTTGCATGTATCCCATCGGATCCTTTCACCTCATCTCGATGATTTGTTTTTAATTCCATTTTTGACACAATTTGAGGGGCACCTAATACAGCTTCAACAAGGAAAAAAAGTAGTAATTCGCCAGCCTCTCCCGTTCTATCAGGATTGTTCTCTCCAATTTCAGGGTGCCTAAAGAGTTTTCGTGCTTCTTTAGTTAATCTAGTTGAATCTCTGGCTGTTAAAACGTCAGGGCGGTTCGCAGAAGATATGCAATAGTCAATAATGTATTCGTATAACAGATTGGCTAGAGCCTTAACCATTGGTTCGCCATTCCCATTTAATTTTAGGTAATGAAGTCTAACTTTGGTATTGAGTTCATTAATATCATATTCGTGCTCAATAGAACCTATACATGAATCAAAGGTCTTTTTATCAACTGATGCGTAATGATTAATTTTCATATTTTTTATACCAATCAATGAATTTACCAGAAATTGTTTTAGTAAGACTTGATCGATATTGAAGTTTATCGGGTTTAGATATCCAGCTAGAAGGAAAGTTATCGACCTTATAATCAAAGCCTTCAATGAACTTTTCACATTTGTAAGTGAAATCTTTATCTCTAAATTTATACTCACTAGATTCTAATAGGCTTCTAGCCGCATCAGTAAAACATTGAAAGTTAGTTTTTTCTTTAGCCGTTATAGCTGATTTATAGCTCCAATCAGCATCTGTTGAATCATCAAAGTGAATTGCGTGAAAGCATTTAGTATTAAACTGTCCAGTATTCTTTATACAAAACATGTTTATGTTATCTTCAGAGCCCGACTTCCATGTAAATTCGTGATGGCGGAGGTAAAGTGCAAGTACATTAGCAAATTCAGGGTGAGACCTAGAAATAACTGTTTCGGTGTTCAGTATTTTTTTAAAGTACTCAATTGCTTGAGATTGAGTTTGAAAACTAATTCCACTTTGAAGTTGAATAGGCTTTGCCATAAAAGTCCTTGTAATAATCGGAAACAACCCAATTTTGATATTAACATTTTAAAAACAAAAGTCATCGAAAACTAATTTGGGTCACTCAGGCAGACTACTCAAGTAAAAATTATACAATGTCTATTTGGTAATGTGATAAGAATTAACTACTTCGTTAAGTCGATATATACTAGCACCACCATGCGTGTATTTATAAGTTATACCACCTTTAGAAAGTTCATGCCCAACAACCTGTTGTATCAATGAAAGAACAAACGAATGATTATTACGTATATTACTTATGAAAGTATGTCTGAAGCTGTGATAACTGCGTAGTTCATCTAATTCATTCACACTCGGTATTTCCAGCTCCACAACTAAACGACCAAACCAACTAGTGATACTCTCAGCTGAAGTTATTTCATAGAGAATACGCTCTTGCGCCCGCTCTACATACTCTAAAAAACCAAGTTTGATTAAGCGTTTATGGATAGGAATTTTACGTTTAGCGTTATTCGCTTTGAGGCATTGTGATTCGTATTCATCAGTAACCAATATATAGTTAATATCATCTTCAATACGAATATTAGGCTTTCTCAACTGATAAATTTCTGTACTCCTTGAGCCTGTATACTTGGCTAATAATAGTGACCACTTTTGCCACGCATGTTTTGTTTTCATTGCGAAGGCTTCAAACTTTTTAGGTTCTTCACTATTAAAAGCACCACGTATACGCTGCTCAAAGTCTCATTTTATAGTACATGGTGAAGCTGAAATACTAATGAGTGCAGCTAACAAATAGAAGAAAATTAGTAACTTATCTTAATTTTAGGCACAAAAAAGCCCGCAGCATTAACTGCGGGCTTTTTTGTTGAATGAGTGAGTTAGCCATGTAAGCCGGGTTCTGTCCTTTCCGAAGAAAGTGATAATCATTCGTCTAGGCCATAAATCGCTCTATGGCTCAAGCAACCTACCCGGTTCTCACGTGGGCCACGCGTTCATTATTTAAAATGATAGAACCCTATTTGGTCTTGCTCCGAGTGGAGTTTACCTTGCAACCGACTATTACTAGCGGCCCGGTGCGCTCTTACCGCACCCTTTCACCCTTACCAACCCGAAAGTTGGCGGTCTCCTCTCTGCTGCACTTGTCGTGGACTCACGCCCCCCAGCCGTTAGCTGGCACTCTGCCCTGTGGAGCCCGGACTTTCCTCCCCCTGATCATTTTCGTCACAGGCAGCGATTATCTTGGCTAACTCGGCGCGCAGTATACATGAGCTGTGCCTTGTACGCAGTAAAGATTTACGCTTTTTCGTCAATAATTGTTTTATACAGGGCGTTTTTCTTCATTCCAAAGTATTCTGCAACAATTCCACAGGCTTTTTTCATCGGCATTTCGCTTTCAAGTAACGCCAGCATTTTACGCGCCTCGGGTGGAATATCGTCCACAAGTTTTGGTTTACCTGGCAACATTAAAACAATTTCGCCACGTTGCTTCGTTGGATCATCAGTTAAAAACTGCTTGAGCTCACTCACTGTGCCATTAAAAAAGGTTTCAAAGGTTTTGGTTAGCTCTTTTGCAAATACCACTTGCTGCTCATTTCCAAGTGCCGCTTCTAAATCATCTAGGCTTGCCATAATACGGTGCGTACTTTCGTACATAATGCTGGTAATGCCTGAATTAACAGCCTCAATAAAAAAGTCTTGCCTTGCTTTACTTTTAGCCGGTGTAAAGCCAATAAACTGAAAACGATCTGTTGGCAGGCCCGAGCAACATACCGCAGTAATTGCAGCACACGCACCAGGCACTGGCGTTACATGCGCGCCTTGCTCGCGACATAAATTAACCACCGCGTAACCTGGGTCGCTTATTAGCGGTGTGCCAGCATCTGATACCAACGCGATATTTTTGCCTTCGTTTAGCCAATCAATAATCTGCTGCGCTTTTTGCTTTTCGTTATGGTCATGTAATGCAAAGGTTTTAGCCTTTATACCAAAGTGGCTTAGTAGCTTGCCAGTGTGGCGCGTGTCTTCAGCAGCGATTAAGTCAACCTGCGATAATGTCGCGATGGCACGCTGACTTAAGTCGTCATAATTGCCAATTGGGGTGGCAACAATGTAAAGAGTGCCAATTTTCTGTGAATTCTCCTCATTTAACATTGAGGTCTCCTGCGTCAGTCAGTAATATAAGCAAATCGCGTTAACGTATTGGGAAATCATTGTGCGACTTAAACTTGTTAGT
The genomic region above belongs to Pseudoalteromonas sp. MM1 and contains:
- a CDS encoding DUF1837 domain-containing protein, with protein sequence MKINHYASVDKKTFDSCIGSIEHEYDINELNTKVRLHYLKLNGNGEPMVKALANLLYEYIIDYCISSANRPDVLTARDSTRLTKEARKLFRHPEIGENNPDRTGEAGELLLFFLVEAVLGAPQIVSKMELKTNHRDEVKGSDGIHARYSEQDDMVDFFFGEAKLYIDPISAITAALKSIDDFHSVDMLEHEFTMVTKHFKYSNDETKKSISSLIISGEAGPNVRLNHACLIGYNFKDFTSLDGSTPKEMTADFISKFLSDSERLTKSLFSKVDNMKCKQLSFEVFFLPFPSVDEFRNAFNKALD
- a CDS encoding DUF3223 domain-containing protein, with translation MAKPIQLQSGISFQTQSQAIEYFKKILNTETVISRSHPEFANVLALYLRHHEFTWKSGSEDNINMFCIKNTGQFNTKCFHAIHFDDSTDADWSYKSAITAKEKTNFQCFTDAARSLLESSEYKFRDKDFTYKCEKFIEGFDYKVDNFPSSWISKPDKLQYRSSLTKTISGKFIDWYKKYEN
- a CDS encoding tyrosine-type recombinase/integrase produces the protein MKTKHAWQKWSLLLAKYTGSRSTEIYQLRKPNIRIEDDINYILVTDEYESQCLKANNAKRKIPIHKRLIKLGFLEYVERAQERILYEITSAESITSWFGRLVVELEIPSVNELDELRSYHSFRHTFISNIRNNHSFVLSLIQQVVGHELSKGGITYKYTHGGASIYRLNEVVNSYHITK
- the rsmI gene encoding 16S rRNA (cytidine(1402)-2'-O)-methyltransferase, producing MLNEENSQKIGTLYIVATPIGNYDDLSQRAIATLSQVDLIAAEDTRHTGKLLSHFGIKAKTFALHDHNEKQKAQQIIDWLNEGKNIALVSDAGTPLISDPGYAVVNLCREQGAHVTPVPGACAAITAVCCSGLPTDRFQFIGFTPAKSKARQDFFIEAVNSGITSIMYESTHRIMASLDDLEAALGNEQQVVFAKELTKTFETFFNGTVSELKQFLTDDPTKQRGEIVLMLPGKPKLVDDIPPEARKMLALLESEMPMKKACGIVAEYFGMKKNALYKTIIDEKA